CCGCGACGACAAACGTCAGCATTCCTGCCGCAAGAATTTTCGGATCAGCCAAATCGAGCGCTTGACGATTGGCATTATGTATACCAAACTCGGTCCGTCATTCACCCAGGGAGGTTGCAATGCTGGTCGGAGACATTCTGCGCAAGAAGACGCCGCGCGTTGTCACGGTGCGAATGAACGAAACGGTGGGTATCGCCGCCAAGCTGATGCGGGCCAACAACATCAGCGCGCTGGTGGTGAAGGACGTGGTCCGCTCGGAAGGAAATACCGCGGTCGGCATGTTCACCGAGCGCGACGTGGTGCGCGCGGTCGCCGAGCACGGCGCCAACGCCGTCAACGTCAAGGTCTCGCAGCTGGTCTCGGTGCAGCAGCTGGTCTCCTGCACCTCCTCGGACACGATCGAGCACGTCAGGCATCTGATGAACCGGAATCACATCCGGCACCTGCCCGTGATCGACGATTACAGCCTCGTCTCCGTCATCAGCATGCGCGACATCGCGACTGCGATTGACGAAGCGCTCAACGGCACGCCGCAAGCAGCCGCCTGAAGCGGCACTCTTCCCCTGCGACTACCGGCCCCGGCTCGGAGACATCCGAGCCGGACCGGATCTTTCGTCCCAAAATTCCGGTACTCCCGCGAGGATTTCATGAAGATCTGCATCTACGGCGCCGGCGCGATCGGCGGATATCTCGGCGTGCAGCTGGCGCGCGCAGGCGCCGATGTCAGCCTGGTCGCACGTGGCGCACACCTGGCCGCGATGCGCGAGCACGGCCTGACGCTGCTCGCCGGCGAGGAAAAGCACACCGTCCGTCCCCGCTGCACCGACAACGCGGCCGAGCTCGGCGTGCAGGACTACGTCATCGTCACGCTGAAGGCGCATTCGATCACCGGCGTGATCGAGAAGATGCAGCCGCTGCTCGGGCCGCACACCCGCATCGTCACCGCGGTCAATGGCATCCCCTATTGGTACTTCCACAAGCACGGCGGCAATTACGAGAACTCGACGCTGGAGAGCATCGATCCCGGCGGGCGGCAATGGCGCGAGCTGGGCGCCGAACGCGCGATCGGCTGCATCGTCTATCCCGCCACCGAGATCGAGGCGCCCGGCGTGATTCGCCACGTCTACGGCAACAATTTTCCGCTCGGCGAGCCCTCCGGCGAGATCACCAGCGACGTGCAGCGCCTCGCCGATCTCTTCGTCGCGGCCGGCCTGAAGGCGCCGGTGCTCGACCGCATCCGCGACGAGATCTGGCTCAAGCTCTGGGGCAATGTCTGCTTCAACCCGATCAGCGCACTGACGCATGCCACGCTCGACGTGATCTGCACCGATCCGTCCACGCGGGCGCTGTCGCGCGCGATCATGATGGAGACGCAAGCGATCGCCGAAACCTTCGGCGTCAAATTCCGCGTCGACGTCGAGCGCCGCATCGAGGGCGCCCGCAAGGTCGGCGCGCACAAGACCTCGATGCTGCAGGATCTCGAGCGCGGCCGCCCGATGGAGATCGACCCGCTCGTCACCGTGGTGCAGGAGATGGGCCGCCTGACCAAGATCCCCACGCCGGCACTCGACTCTGTGCTGGCAATGGTGACCCAGCGCGCCCGCGTCGCCGGTCTCTATGACGGCGTCTCCGCGCCATCAGATCCTCGTGCACTGGCGGTGGCGTGATGACGGGCGAGATCAAACAGTGGCTCCGCTTCCGCCACGCCGGCACCACCGGCTTCGGCACGCTGACCGCATCGGACATCAGCGTCCATGAAGGCGAGATGTTCGGCCGCCATGCAGCCACCGGCAAGACGCTGGCGCTGGCGGAGGTCGAACTGCTCGCGCCTTGCGCGCCCAGCAAGATCGTCGCGCTCTGGAACAATTTTCACGCGCTCGCGGCGAAACTCAATCAGCCCGAGCCGCCGGAGCCGCTCTATCTGCTGAAGGCCACCACCACCATCACGACGCCAGGCGCCGTGATCCGCCGTCCGTCCTACTACGACGGCAAGACGACCTATGAGGGTGAGCTCGGCATCGTCATCGGCAAGACCTGCGCGCGCGTCTCGCCAGCCGAAGCGGATAGCTTCATCTTCGGCTACACCTGCGTCAACGACATCACCGCCAACGACATCCTGACCAGCGATCCCACCTTTCCCCAGTGGGCCCGCGCCAAGGGCATCGACGATTACGGCCCGTTCGGCCCGGTCATCGCGACCGGCCTCGATCCCGCAAAACTCACCGTTCGCACCATCCTCAATGGCGCGGAGCGGCAGAACTATCCGATCGCGGACATGATCTTCAGCGCGCAAGCGCTCGTCAGCAAGATCTCCCACGACATGACCCTGCTCCCCGGCGATCTCATTGCGGTCGGCACCTCGGTCGGCGTCGGCGTCATGAAGGAGCCGGTGAACACGGTGACGGTGGCGATCGACGGCATCGGGGAGTTGACGAACGAGTTTCGGCTGTAGCAGCGAACTCATCGCATTGTCGGAACGACAGCTCGAAGCACGATATCACGGTCTGTACGTAAGTAGCGAATTCTTGGTCACCAACGCTTGCCCTCTCGGCAATACGAAGTAGTCGCCGTTGGCCGCTTGGCCGATCAGCTTCTCATCCACCATTTCTCGGAGGTTACGTCGAAATCGAGACTTATTGCTGTCGCCAACTTTTGATTCCAAGAATGCGGCGCTAGCGTTTGCACTCCTCGATAGCAAAACCAGCACCTCTTGCTTTGCAGTGAGATCGTGGCGAGCAATAAACAGCTCACCTTGACGCTCGATGATTACCGGGTACTCCTTCGCCGAGAGCCCATCGACGATCTCCTGGGCCTGGGACATCGCGTAACCACCATAGACCCTGACAAACTCACACAGTATCCAAGTGGTGGTTGTCAAAACGAAATGCGTATCCATGCTATTCGCATCGAATCCACCAAGGTGCGCAGCATCTCGATTGTTCCGGAAGTCGAGCAACAAGCGAACCAACGGAACCGTCTTTTGACGTATGTGATCGTCTATCGTTCCTTCGCTTGTCACCCTATTCAGGATCCGTGTCTTCTCAGCAGCGGGAATGTCAACTCCAAACGGGGTCACTGAGTCACTCAAGAGATGCTGATGTATCCGCAGCACCACCTCCGCAAACCGGCCGCCTTTCAACTGTCCCGGCCCCCAGTCATTCATGGCGAACCGCTTCTTGATTTCAAGGTATTCCTCAATCAGCTTGGCGCTGAGGTCAGGAGGAATTCGGCCAATTGACAGGGTCATCGATTACTTGCCGCCGGTGGGCTTCTTGTATCCACCCGCGACGAATTGCTCGCCGCTGCGAGTGACAACGTAGGCCGTCTTGTTGTTTTTCTTTTCGTCAGGCTCCATCAGGTGGCCCTGTTTGATGCAGTGCCTGATGTTCACGCCGATGTTCGAGGGCATTGGTTCTTTGGCGTCGCTGTAGCCTTTTTCAAGCTCGGCCCTAGTGAAGGACGACATCCCGAGGTGCATTTCCAGGAAATAGCCAATTCCCAAAGTGCGCTGAATGTCCGTCGCCGGCGGATTCTCAAGCAGGAATTCCTTGACCGACCGCTTCTTCGATCCACCCGCCGCAGCATTGCGGCTGACGCTAGCAGCGCTGCTGCCCGCTTCAATCCGTGTCACTCGCGCGTCGAGTCCCTTGATCGCCTCCAATATCGCATCGAGTTTCTCGTCGGTGCTCGCTGTCATAGCTTGATCCCCCCGCTCATTCTTCACCCGCCAACTTCTTGATGAGCTCCGCGCCGAGCTTCAGCCCTGGACCGGTCAGCATCCAGCCGGAATCCTTGGTACCGCCGAGCACGTTGCCCTTTCCCTTCAGATAGTAGGCATGGTTGCCCTCGTTGAAGCAGCCCATAGCGCGGCAAACGTCACGCGCGGTCCTGTCATCGAATCTCGTCTCGGCCGTCTGTAGAAATGCGGCGATGCCGGCAAGCACATAGGCATTGATCGTCTTTTCCTTGCCGTTCTTGCCGGGCGCTTCAGGCGGCAATACTTCTGGAGCACCGCCTTCAATGTGAAAGACACGACTAATCTGTTCGCGAGTAATGCCGTTGGCGCGCATCCACGATTTCACCTTCGGCGCAAGCGGAGGTCCATCATGATCGTCGTCTGGCAATTCGGGCGAAGGCGAAACGGCGACCTGGGGTACTGCCCCCAACATCACCATCACCGCCCTGATCGCGCGGTCGCGCACATCAGGCTCGTGCGGCTCCAAAAGTCTATAAAGCTCAGTCGTAAGAGCTGGCAGATCGGGCATCGGGACAAGAGCTCCTAATTAATTCATACGAATATCATATGAGGACGCCATATGACGGTCGCAATAGGGCCTTCCACAGCTTTTTGCCCTCAATAACGCAAGTATCGCGCGCCCTTGCATATGTTCTTGATATGTTTACAAGAATTGTGGCCTGCCAAATGCATCGATGATTACGGCCCGTTCGGCCCGGTCATCGCGACCGGCCTCGATCCCGCAAAACTCACCGTTCGCACCATCCTCAATGGCGCGGAGCGGCAGAACTATCCGATCGTGGACATGATCTTCAGCGCGCAGCAGCTCGTCAGCAAGATCTCCCACGACATGACCCTGTTCCCCGGCGATCTCATTGCCGTCGGCACCTCGGTCGGCGTGGGCGTCATGAAAGAGCCGGTGAACACGGTGACGGTGGCGATCGACGGCATCGGGGAGTTGACGAACGAGTTTCGGCTGTAGCCGCAACCGCAGGACCGTAGCCCCCCAATGTCGGGAGAACCCGACATTCCTCGCGCCGCCCTTCACCGAGCGGCTGACGCAACCAGCCGTGGATTGCGCCCCCAAACGCGTCCGGCAACCCGCCCTGCCCTTGATCTCGGTTCCGCTCTCCAATAGCAATCATGGCGAAAATGTGTGTCGGCGTGGGGACGTCACGATGTGGCTGTTTTTCCTGGTTGCCTGGGTTGTCCTGCTCGCCGCCATCGCGTTTCTCGCCCCGCAGGCGTTTGGTTACGATATCACCCATTTGCCCGCCCTGTTTGCGGGCCAGCCGATGCCGCAGCGCATCGCTATCGGCGCGATTCTGCTCGTCGGGCTGGTGCTGATCGGCGCCTCGGCCTGGCGGCTCTCGCGCCAGGATCGGCGCCTCGACAAGCTGCGCGACCGCCTCAAGAAGACCCGGGAAGACGTCGTCGTCGCCCACGCCCTGCAAAATCATCTCGATACCACCGTCCAGCACCTGATCGAGAGCGATCCCAGGGAGGCCGTCTCCGCACTGCATGACAAGCTGGGCGAGACCGAGCAGCGCGCGCTGCTCCAGCAGGGCCGCAACCAGTCCACCGACATGCACGACCAGCTCGCCGAGATCCGCCGCGGCCAGCAGCTGCTGCGCGAGATGGTCGGCAAGGTCGCTGATCAGCGCCGCGCGGTCGAACCCGTTTTCACCGAGATCCGCGACCGCCAGAACCAGCTTGAACGCTCGCTGCTCGACCTCGAGACCGACGATCGCAAGAACAATCTCGCCGACCGGCTGAAGGACATCGCCGGCGACGTATCGACGCTGCTGGGCCGGGTCAACGCGGTGCAGAACACCTTTTCGACGCTCAACCAGTACAAGGAAGATCTGGCGAAATCCCACGCCGAGCTGGCGCCGCTGCGCTCATCCGACGCCGGCATCAACGCCCTGATCAGCGAGCTCAGCCTCAGCCATGACCGTCTTGCCAAGACCCTCGACGAGATCGAGATCGGCGGCGAGGCGCCGCTCAGCGCACGCGTCGAGACACTGTCGAAGAACAAGATCGAGATCGAGCAGCGCCTGGCGCGTATCGACGACAGCGCCAACATCCTCAAAGCGATCCGGCTCGATTTCGAGGAGCTCGGCCAGCGCCAGGCCCAGCTCGACCGCTCGCTCGCCGACGTCGAGACCGATCCCGACGGCAAGACGCTCGTCGACCGCCAGAACGCGCTGAACGATTTTGTCCTCCAGTCGCGCCAGCGCCTCGGCGCCTTGCAGGAGACGCTGGCCACGCTCAACGCCTTCAAGGCGGAGCTGTCGAAATCCCAGGCCGATCTCGTGCCGTTGAAGGCGCCGGCGTTCGGCATCGAGGCCATGATCACCGACGTCAGCTCCACCCGCGATCTCCTGGCCAAAACCGTTGGCGAGATCGAGGCCAATGGCGATGTCACGCTCACCTCGCGCGTCGACGGGCTGACGAAGAGCAAGCGCGAGGTCGAAGACCGCCTCGCCCGGATCTTCGAGAATTTCAACGCGCTCGATGGCTTGCGCAAAGACATCGGCGGCATCTTCTCGACCATCCGCAACAGCCTGAACCGGATCGGGTGAAGGCCGAACGGCGGATCGGTTCGAACCGCGATTGATCTCCGCGCGACCAATTGCTCATGCGCTTCGTCCTCGGCTTTCTGTCCGGTCTCCTCGGCGCACTCGCCGGCTGGTCCGGCCTTGCCGCGCTGGTCGTCGTGTTGGCGGGACCGGATCGCGATGGCGGCATCGCCATGGGGGCCTTCTTCGACATCGGCCCGATCGGCGGCGTGGTCGGCCTGATCGCGGGCATCTTGCTGTTCGTGCGCTTCGGCCTCGTCCGGAGCGCAGCGCCACAAGCGCCTGCGGAAACCTCCGATGCCGCACCTCACCGCGCGACGCCACTCTCCTTCCCCTTTGCCGCCACCGTTGTGCTCATCGTGGCAATCCTTGGCTATTGGGGATGGTACGAATTGATCCGCTCGCCCAATCTCAGTCACGGCTTCATGACGCTCGCAATCGAGTTTCGGCTTCCCCCCGGCATGAGCCTGCCGGACAACCCGGAGGACGTTCACATCGAAATCGAGGAAGCGAGAGGGTATGCGGATCCGATGTTACCCGCCAACTGGCGCGCCCATGATGGCGATCGCCGCGCGATCATTGCTTGGACCTTGCTGATGTACAAGACGCGCCACCGCGCCGTCAGACTGACACTCCCGGACGTGCCCACGCAGCGCTGGTCGATCGATCTTCCGTCCGATCCGGATCCCACGCCCGGCTTTTCGCCCTGGCGCGTTGCGAGCGAACCCTCGCCAGCGAAAATCGAGATGCATTTCCGCCTCAGCGCCGACCGTTGAGGGCACGCATCACACCGAAACATTTCGACACATCTCACATCTCCGCGCGCCCGATCAATGCCGCCAACATGTCGCAGGGATGCCGCACTGTGGTCGCATTCCGCCGCCCTTCTGTGAGGCGTGTCTGGGGGCACGGCGACGCCGTGTTTGGACCAAACCTGCTAGGGGTGTGACTGTGAAGAAGATTGTAATTGTTCTGGGTGCGACGCTTGCTCTGGTAACGGCTGCGAACGCTGCGGATTTGCCGCGCCGCCAGCCCGTGCCGGTCTATCCGGCCGAGCAGGCCCCGATCGGCAAGATGCCGATTGGCAAGAGCCCGATTGGCAAGGCCCCGATCGGCAAGGCGCCCGGCCCGGTCGCGGCGCGCTACTGAGGCGTTAGCGGACGACACACGGAATTTGCGTAAGCGCCGACAGTCGAGGGGCAAAGCGTGACGAATAGACCTGATCGATCGGGATCCTGCATCCTTGCAGGGCTCGCGCTTGCGACCATGATCGCATGCATGATGTCCTCGGCCTCGGCCCACGAAGCGAACAAGCGCATGGCCGATGCAAATGCGCTTGCTACGACCGACTCCTCATCGCGACAGGCGCCGCAATCAACGCGGCGCCCCGTCGCGCGAGCGGAGGCGGAGAAAGGTCCGTACTACGTGGACTTCCGCGCGCGGACGGCGGCGAGCTGGGGCCACGCGTTCGTCTGGTACGGCAAGACCAGCGAACGCGCCGTCGACGTCGCGGGCCTCACGCCCAAGGGCGACACCTGGAGTTACGTGCTCGGTCACCTCACCTGGGTGCCATCAGAGACCGGCGCGAGCTATGGCGATCTCGATCCGGACTATTTGACCGCGAGCTAT
This portion of the Bradyrhizobium diazoefficiens genome encodes:
- a CDS encoding 2-dehydropantoate 2-reductase, which produces MKICIYGAGAIGGYLGVQLARAGADVSLVARGAHLAAMREHGLTLLAGEEKHTVRPRCTDNAAELGVQDYVIVTLKAHSITGVIEKMQPLLGPHTRIVTAVNGIPYWYFHKHGGNYENSTLESIDPGGRQWRELGAERAIGCIVYPATEIEAPGVIRHVYGNNFPLGEPSGEITSDVQRLADLFVAAGLKAPVLDRIRDEIWLKLWGNVCFNPISALTHATLDVICTDPSTRALSRAIMMETQAIAETFGVKFRVDVERRIEGARKVGAHKTSMLQDLERGRPMEIDPLVTVVQEMGRLTKIPTPALDSVLAMVTQRARVAGLYDGVSAPSDPRALAVA
- a CDS encoding fumarylacetoacetate hydrolase family protein, with protein sequence MTGEIKQWLRFRHAGTTGFGTLTASDISVHEGEMFGRHAATGKTLALAEVELLAPCAPSKIVALWNNFHALAAKLNQPEPPEPLYLLKATTTITTPGAVIRRPSYYDGKTTYEGELGIVIGKTCARVSPAEADSFIFGYTCVNDITANDILTSDPTFPQWARAKGIDDYGPFGPVIATGLDPAKLTVRTILNGAERQNYPIADMIFSAQALVSKISHDMTLLPGDLIAVGTSVGVGVMKEPVNTVTVAIDGIGELTNEFRL
- a CDS encoding CBS domain-containing protein encodes the protein MLVGDILRKKTPRVVTVRMNETVGIAAKLMRANNISALVVKDVVRSEGNTAVGMFTERDVVRAVAEHGANAVNVKVSQLVSVQQLVSCTSSDTIEHVRHLMNRNHIRHLPVIDDYSLVSVISMRDIATAIDEALNGTPQAAA